A single genomic interval of Zingiber officinale cultivar Zhangliang chromosome 4A, Zo_v1.1, whole genome shotgun sequence harbors:
- the LOC121973156 gene encoding B-box zinc finger protein 32-like, protein MGKNHNFLGGCLEMKQRAACELCSGEAAVYCEADAAFLCWACDASVHGANFLVARHLRRVACASCDALGPALCVSGRVRRICNSCSPDDRDHSDASSSCLSTSESAAAAPPPRRVATAAKRQLGEAEAILLGWSRRMGLRGGRRCAEVAARVVAACGRTAAAQPLRVVLAAALWSSIKSFQVEAADVESRGGGAALRRLEACSGVPARLILAAESRIARRVRVADAAEGWAECP, encoded by the coding sequence ATGGGTAAAAATCACAACTTTTTGGGGGGATGTTTGGAGATGAAGCAGAGGGCGGCGTGCGAGCTCTGCAGCGGCGAGGCGGCGGTTTACTGCGAGGCGGACGCGGCCTTCCTATGCTGGGCGTGCGACGCGTCGGTTCACGGGGCCAACTTCCTGGTCGCTCGCCACCTACGCCGGGTGGCCTGCGCGAGCTGCGACGCGCTTGGCCCGGCCCTCTGCGTCTCCGGCCGCGTGCGCCGCATCTGCAATTCGTGCTCCCCCGATGATCGGGACCACTCCGATGCGTCGTCCTCCTGCCTCTCGACCTCCGAGTCGGCCGCCGCAGCGCCGCCGCCCCGGCGAGTGGCGACGGCCGCGAAGAGGCAGCTTGGTGAGGCAGAGGCAATCCTGCTCGGGTGGAGTCGGAGGATGGGGTTGCGAGGCGGCCGGCGGTGCGCCGAAGTGGCGGCGCGAGTTGTCGCCGCGTGCGGCAGGACCGCCGCAGCCCAGCCGCTGCGGGTGGTGCTTGCGGCCGCGCTGTGGTCCTCCATCAAGAGCTTCCAGGTTGAGGCGGCAGATGTGGAGTCGAGGGGCGGTGGGGCGGCACTTCGACGGCTGGAGGCGTGCTCTGGCGTTCCCGCGAGGCTGATTCTCGCCGCCGAGTCGCGGATCGCGCGCAGGGTCCGAGTCGCGGACGCGGCGGAGGGCTGGGCCGAGTGCCCGTAG